The following are encoded in a window of Acipenser ruthenus chromosome 26, fAciRut3.2 maternal haplotype, whole genome shotgun sequence genomic DNA:
- the LOC131701629 gene encoding uncharacterized protein LOC131701629, with product MGKFRNNCNRFRSGPRVLHTPAPAPDLNRAFFTPRPPLPIWTARSSHPGPRSRSPPRVLHTPAPAPDLDRAFFTPRPPLPISTAPSSHPSPAPDLDRAFFTPRPPLPISTARSSHPGPRSRSGPRVLHTPAPAPDQGRVFFTPRPPLPIWTARSSHPDPRSRSGPRVLHTPTPASDLDRAFFTPQPRSRSRPHVLHTPAPAPDLDRAFFTPRPPLPIWTARSSHPSPAPDLDRAFFTPRPPLPISTVRSSHPGPRSRSRPRVLHTPAPAPDLDH from the coding sequence TTTAGGAATAACTGCAACCGCTTCCGATCTGGACCGCGCGTTCTTCACACCCCGGCCCCCGCTCCCGATCTCAACCGCGCGTTCTTCACACCCCGGCCCCCGCTCCCGATCTGGACCGCGCGTTCTTCACACCCCGGCCCCCGCTCCCGATCTCCACCGCGCGTTCTTCACACCCCGGCCCCCGCTCCCGATCTCGACCGCGCCTTCTTCACACCCCGGCCCCCGCTCCCGATCTCGACCGCGCCTTCTTCACACCCCAGCCCCGCTCCCGATCTCGACCGCGCGTTCTTCACACCCCGACCCCCGCTCCCGATCTCGACCGCGCGTTCTTCACACCCCGGCCCCCGCTCCCGATCTGGACCACGCGTTCTTCACACCCCGGCCCCCGCTCCCGATCAGGGCCGCGTGTTCTTCACACCCCGGCCCCCGCTCCCGATCTGGACCGCGCGTTCTTCACACCCCGACCCCCGCTCCCGATCTGGACCGCGCGTTCTTCACACCCCGACCCCCGCTTCCGATCTCGACCGCGCGTTCTTCACACCCCAGCCCCGCTCCCGATCTCGACCGCACGTTCTTCACACCCCGGCCCCCGCTCCCGATCTCGACCGCGCGTTCTTCACACCCCGGCCCCCGCTCCCGATCTGGACCGCGCGTTCTTCACACCCCAGCCCCGCTCCCGATCTCGACCGCGCGTTCTTCACACCCCGGCCCCCGCTCCCGATCTCGACCGTGCGTTCTTCACACCCCGGCCCCCGCTCCCGATCTCGACCGCGCGTTCTTCACACCCCGGCCCCCGCTCCCGATCTCGACCACTAG